The following coding sequences lie in one Cannabis sativa cultivar Pink pepper isolate KNU-18-1 chromosome 5, ASM2916894v1, whole genome shotgun sequence genomic window:
- the LOC115716711 gene encoding reticulon-like protein B2, with protein MAEHEPDSLIEKITEKIHGHHSSSSSDSDDDKSSKVEAVQAKIFRLFGREKPVHKVFGGGKPADVFLWRNKKLSAGVLGGATALWVLFEVLEYHLITLVCHIMILSVALLFLWSNASTFINKSSPQIPEVRIPEKCVLEVASGLRAELNYGLSILRDIASGKDFKTFLGVVAGLWVLSVVGTWCNFMTLFYILFVLLHTVPVLYEKYEDHVDSFGEKALIEFKKQYAVFDAKVLSKIPKGPLKEKKID; from the exons ATGGCGGAGCACGAGCCCGACTCACTCATTGAGAAGATCACCGAGAAGATCCACGGCCACCATTCGTCATCGTCTTCGGATTCCGATGATGACAAGTCATCCAAGGTCGAAGCAGTTCAAGCTAAGATTTTCAGGCTCTTCGGTAGAGAAAAACCTGTCCACAAGGTCTTCGGTGGTGGAAAAC CTGCTGATGTCTTCCTATGGAGGAACAAGAAATTGTCTGCAGGTGTCCTTGGTGGTGCCACCGCATTGTGGGTCCTCTTCGAGGTTCTTGAATATCATTTAATCACTTTGGTTTGCCATATAATGATACTTTCTGTGGCTCTTCTTTTCCTGTGGTCCAATGCCTCTACCTTCATCAACAA GTCTTCGCCACAAATCCCAGAAGTTCGAATTCCTGAGAAATGTGTCCTTGAGGTTGCTTCAGGGCTGAGAGCTGAGCTAAATTATGGATTGTCTATCTTGAGGGATATTGCATCTGGGAAAGACTTCAAAACGTTTCTTGGT GTCGTTGCCGGCTTGTGGGTTCTCTCAGTTGTTGGGACTTGGTGCAATTTCATGACTCTGTTCTACATAT TATTTGTCTTGCTGCACACGGTGCCAGTGCTCTACGAGAAGTATGAAGACCATGTGGACTCATTTGGAGAGAAGGCATTAATCGAGTTTAAGAAGCAATATGCAGTTTTTGATGCCAAGGTATTGAGTAAAATCCCGAAAGgtccattgaaagaaaagaaGATCGATTAG
- the LOC115715643 gene encoding F-box protein At5g52880 isoform X1, giving the protein MSNPLERYQKLGFRDSFPRMHRYPIICKELSLIIRGAYSKFPKNLQALIIQDTLTAFRLLPGMQTRTAVSGAHLLFQSAEASLPKQKKNLAVTEFKHAMVSHRRRCKTRQEEKVSGSAQLPEDVLVHVFSFLDMPSLIAVSQVCWLWNMAASDDQLWHAQYVTFFGNAHNNRLEISGKKGLDVGVKKKASLQRDMVAGSSIHWKEAFRTTYRGSLTKLTSNRGYCGNCTTIVWLENMKCSNEHCRLSSENQRVKPVSSYQVVEYILDDSITMLSSSDSDSDPEEEASGSMCRLWAYPKLRYGKPTTFSIEANQH; this is encoded by the exons ATGTCAAACCCATTGGAGAGATACCAAAAGCTCGGTTTCAGAGACTCATTCCCGAGAATGCATCGCTACCCAATTATCTGTAAAGAGCTTAGCCTCATTATCAGAGGCGCTTACTCTAAATTCCCCAAAAATTTACAAGCCCTAATCATCCAAGACACCCTCACCGCTTTTCGTCTCCTTCCTGG AATGCAGACGCGTACGGCCGTTTCTGGAGCTCATCTCCTCTTTCAGAGCGCCGAGGCTTCTTTACCAAAGCAGAAGAAGAATTTGGCTGTGACTGAATTTAAACATGCCATGGTTTCTCATAGGAGGCGCTGTAAAACCCGCCAAGAAGAAAAAG TTTCAGGTTCTGCCCAGCTGCCAGAAGATGTTCTTGTTCATGTCTTCAGTTTCCTTGATATGCCATCTTTAATTGCTGTTTCTCAAGTTTGCTG GTTGTGGAATATGGCAGCAAGTGATGACCAGCTTTGGCATGCCCAATATGTTACATTTTTTGGGAATGCTCATAATAATAGATTGGAGATTAGTGGGAAAAAAGGATTAGATGTTGGAGTCAAGAAAAAGGCTTCATTACAGAGAGACATGGTTGCTGGATCAAGCATTCACTGGAAGGAAGCCTTTAGAACAACATATAGAG GCTCGTTAACGAAATTAACTTCTAATAGGGGATACTGTGGGAACTGTACAACTATAGTTTGGCTTGAAAACATGAAATGTTCAAATGAACATTGTCGATTATCATCTGAAAATCAACGAGTCAAGCCTGTGTCCTCTTACCAG GTTGTTGAGTACATTTTAGATGATTCAATAACGATGTTATCCTCTTCGGATAGCGACAGTGATCCAGAGGAAGAAGCTTCGGGGTCAATGTGTAGGTTATGGGCTTATCCAAAACTCAGGTATGGCAAGCCAACAACCTTCAGCATAGAAGCAAATCAGCACTAG
- the LOC115715998 gene encoding uncharacterized protein LOC115715998 isoform X2 — translation MLARALAHHFKAKLLLLDVNAFSLKMQSKYGCAKREASLNRSISETAMERVSNLFGSFSILPSSGDTRGTLQRQNSGMDAKYRNSEGSNTPTLRKSGSSNSDMSSMASKYSSSSSAALKHMSSSWCFDEKDFIQSLYKVVAAKSETRSVILYIRDIEKLLVQSQRFFNLFQKMLKKLSGSVLILGSRMLEQEIVCGEIDERLSVLFPYNIDIKLPEDESQFGNWKDKLEEDMKAVQIQDNKNHIAEVLAANDLECDNLASVYNADTRVLSHIEEIVVTAISHHLMNTKDPEYRNGKLVISSESLCHGLSIFKDGISGEKDTLKLETNAESLKDDAVGAKNESKSENKSDGEKYVSSGKKDSENASPAKEVLPDNEFEKRIRPEVIPASEIGVTFADIGALDETKESLQELVMLPLRRPDLFKGGLLKPCRGILLFGPPGTGKTMLAKAIANEAGASFINVSMSTITSKWFGEDEKNVRALFTLAAKVSPTIIFVDEVDSMLGQRTRVGEHEAMRKIKNEFMTHWDGLLTKPGERILVLAATNRPFDLDEAIIRRFERRIMVGLPSVENREKILKTLLAKEKVENLDYKELATMTEGYSGSDLKNLCVTAAYRPVRELLQQERTKDVEKKKKSSEGSSSEDDASATKEEDKEEKVITLRSLNMEDMRQAKNQVAASFASEGSIMSELKQWNELYGEGGSRKKQQLTYFL, via the exons ATGCTTGCAAGAGCTTTAGCTCATCACTTCAAAGCGAAGCTGCTGCTGTTGGATGTTAATGCCTTTTCGCTAAAG ATGCAAAGCAAGTATGGTTGTGCCAAAAGAGAAGCA TCTCTCAATCGTTCTATCTCAGAAACTGCAATGGAACGCGTGTCTAATTTGTTCGGTTCCTTCTCAATCCTTCCTTCAAGTGGTGACACTAGAG GAACTTTACAACGACAGAACAGTGGTATGGATGCCAAATATAG GAATAGTGAAGGTTCAAATACTCCAACACTTCGCAAAAGCGGCTCAAGTAACTCTGATATGAGTAGCATGGCTTCTAAATATTCCTCTTCAAGCTCAG CTGCCTTGAAGCACATGAGTAGCAGCTGGTGTTTTGATGAGAAAGACTTTATTCAGTCACTTTACAAG GTTGTGGCTGCAAAATCAGAAACTCGTTCAGTTATATTGTATATAAGGGACATTGAGAAGCTACTTGTCCAATCACAAaggttcttcaatttgttccaGAAAATGTTGAAGAAGCTTTCGGGTTCAGTTTTGATTCTAGGTTCCCGCATGTTGGAACAAGAAATTGTTTGTGGAGAAATTGATGAGCGGCTTTCTGTATTGTTTCCATACAACATTGACATTAAACTACCAGAAGACGAGAGCCAATTCGGCAACTGGAAAGATAAACTGGAAGAGGACATGAAGGCTGTTCAAATTCAGGATAACAAAAACCACATAGCTGAGGTTCTTGCAGCTAATGATCTCGAGTGTGACAATCTGGCTTCGGTCTACAATGCTGACACAAGGGTTCTCAGCCACATTGAAGAAATTGTTGTAACAGCAATTTCTCATCATTTGATGAATACTAAAGATCCAGAATATAGAAATGGAAAGCTTGTCATCTCATCAGAGAG TCTGTGTCATGGATTGAGCATATTCAAGGATGGAATAAGTGGTGAGAAAGATACTTTGAAGTTGGAGACAAATGCAGAATCTTTAAAG gATGATGCTGTTGGTGCCAAGAATGAATCAAAATCTGAAAACAAATCAGATGGAGAGAAATATGTTTCGTCGGGGAAGAAAGATAGCGAGAATGCATCACCAGCAAAG GAAGTTCTTCCGGACAATGAGTTTGAGAAGCGCATAAGGCCAGAGGTTATCCCAGCTAGTGAAATTGGAGTGACATTTGCAGACATTGGTGCCTTGGATGAGACTAAAGAATCACTCCAAGAGTTGGTAATGCTTCCCCTTCGGAGACCAGATCTTTTCAAAGGTGGTCTTCTTAAGCCATGTAGAGGTATATTGCTCTTTGGACCACCCGGTACTGGGAAAACAATGCTGGCAAAGGCAATTGCAAATGAAGCCGGGGCAAGTTTCATCAATGTATCAATGTCCACCATTACTTCAAAATGGTTTGGGGAAGACGAAAAGAATGTTCGAGCCCTGTTCACTCTTGCAGCAAAGGTCTCCCCAACTATCATTTTCGTGGATGAAGTTGACAGCATGCTTGGACAAAGAACTAGAGTTGGGGAACATGAGGCTATGAGGAAGATTAAAAATGAGTTCATGACTCACTGGGATGGCCTATTGACCAAACCCGGGGAGAGAATTCTTGTACTTGCTGCTACCAACAGGCCTTTTGACCTTGATGAGGCCATCATTAGGCGGTTTGAGCGCAG AATCATGGTTGGTCTTCCCTCAGTTGAGAATAGAGAAAAGATTTTGAAAACTCTTCTTgcaaaagaaaaagttgagaaTCTTGATTACAAGGAACTTGCTACTATGACAGAAGGATATAGTGGAAGTGATCTCAAG AACCTGTGCGTGACAGCAGCATATCGGCCTGTAAGGGAGCTATTACAACAGGAAAGAACAAAGGATGTG gaaaaaaagaagaaaagttcTGAAGGGTCTAGCTCAGAAGATGATGCTTCAGCCACCAAAGAAGAAGATAAAGAGGAGAAAGTAATTACACTCAggtctttaaacatggaagatATGAGACAGGCAAAGAATCAG GTTGCTGCAAGTTTCGCCTCAGAGGGATCGATTATGAGTGAGTTGAAGCAGTGGAATGAGCTGTATGGGGAGGGAGGTTCAAGGAAGAAGCAACAACTTACTTACTTCCTCTAG
- the LOC133038127 gene encoding serine/threonine-rich protein adg2-like encodes MDNGNDDDLEYGSWMKGARLPTTGYDKYRTDFLKANAWPFVTRLARKALVSSIPQLVSRSQPQPSTLYQGESSTVDPNPRSLANNIVSSPMPLLSSHTPITAGFPFGIPASSAFNSPIPTVTQTVSSPTVQAFTHPSPNTLCNLHSPPLFSNSSLLPSHPPLSVTTSLPMSQPMHPNHDFKGKQKLLPDDHQKSLNVPKSSATKTQVSASIPVTDLTHIYVPDVHSSTFATYPPVLTPITMNSHSHSTSLTLPMQHNTTHFSTNITSAKENQPPHSTFKRANDSLSMRKLLKRCRNTQGSSSSPLSRDDDIETLVSDFEDSSFSTDSIAEVARQPRNSS; translated from the coding sequence ATGGATAATGGTAATGATGATGATTTGGAGTATGGGTCGTGGATGAAGGGCGCTAGACTTCCAACAACGGGTTATGATAAATACCGCACTGATTTTTTGAAAGCCAATGCTTGGCCTTTTGTTACCCGACTTGCACGCAAAGCTCTTGTTTCATCCATTCCTCAATTGGTTTCAAGATCGCAGCCCCAACCGTCTACTCTCTACCAAGGTGAATCTTCTACTGTTGATCCTAACCCAAGAAGTTTAGCCAACAATATTGTGTCTTCCCCTATGCCACTGCTTTCCTCTCACACGCCTATCACTGCTGGTTTCCCCTTTGGTATCCCTGCCAGTTCTGCTTTCAACTCCCCCATCCCGACTGTTACTCAAACTGTGTCCTCACCAACCGTACAAGCTTTTACACATCCATCCCCAAATACTCTCTGCAACTTGCACTCCCCTCCACTATTTTCCAACAGCAGCCTTTTACCATCTCACCCTCCTCTTTCGGTTACAACTAGCCTTCCTATGAGTCAGCCTATGCATCCGAACCATGATTTTAAAGGTAAGCAAAAATTATTACCTGATGATCATCAGAAATCACTCAATGTGCCCAAGTCCTCTGCCACTAAAACTCAAGTTTCGGCTAGTATACCTGTCACAGACCTCACTCACATTTATGTGCCCGATGTCCACTCTTCCACTTTTGCAACCTATCCACCAGTTCTCACCCCTATCACCATGAACTCTCACTCCCATTCAACCTCTCTCACCTTGCCTATGCAACACAATACCACTCACTTTTCCACTAATATTACTTCTGCAAAAGAAAACCAGCCGCCACATTCCACTTTTAAAAGGGCCAATGACTCTTTGTCTATGCGGAAATTACTCAAGCGATGTCGTAATACTCAAGGTTCATCTTCTTCTCCTTTGTCACGAGATGATGATATTGAGACTCTAGTTTCTGATTTTGAAGATTCTAGCTTCTCCACTGACTCCATTGCGGAGGTTGCGAGGCAACCCCGCAACTCATCATGA
- the LOC115715643 gene encoding F-box protein At5g52880 isoform X2: MSNPLERYQKLGFRDSFPRMHRYPIICKELSLIIRGAYSKFPKNLQALIIQDTLTAFRLLPGMQTRTAVSGAHLLFQSAEASLPKQKKNLAVTEFKHAMVSHRRRCKTRQEEKGSAQLPEDVLVHVFSFLDMPSLIAVSQVCWLWNMAASDDQLWHAQYVTFFGNAHNNRLEISGKKGLDVGVKKKASLQRDMVAGSSIHWKEAFRTTYRGSLTKLTSNRGYCGNCTTIVWLENMKCSNEHCRLSSENQRVKPVSSYQVVEYILDDSITMLSSSDSDSDPEEEASGSMCRLWAYPKLRYGKPTTFSIEANQH, translated from the exons ATGTCAAACCCATTGGAGAGATACCAAAAGCTCGGTTTCAGAGACTCATTCCCGAGAATGCATCGCTACCCAATTATCTGTAAAGAGCTTAGCCTCATTATCAGAGGCGCTTACTCTAAATTCCCCAAAAATTTACAAGCCCTAATCATCCAAGACACCCTCACCGCTTTTCGTCTCCTTCCTGG AATGCAGACGCGTACGGCCGTTTCTGGAGCTCATCTCCTCTTTCAGAGCGCCGAGGCTTCTTTACCAAAGCAGAAGAAGAATTTGGCTGTGACTGAATTTAAACATGCCATGGTTTCTCATAGGAGGCGCTGTAAAACCCGCCAAGAAGAAAAAG GTTCTGCCCAGCTGCCAGAAGATGTTCTTGTTCATGTCTTCAGTTTCCTTGATATGCCATCTTTAATTGCTGTTTCTCAAGTTTGCTG GTTGTGGAATATGGCAGCAAGTGATGACCAGCTTTGGCATGCCCAATATGTTACATTTTTTGGGAATGCTCATAATAATAGATTGGAGATTAGTGGGAAAAAAGGATTAGATGTTGGAGTCAAGAAAAAGGCTTCATTACAGAGAGACATGGTTGCTGGATCAAGCATTCACTGGAAGGAAGCCTTTAGAACAACATATAGAG GCTCGTTAACGAAATTAACTTCTAATAGGGGATACTGTGGGAACTGTACAACTATAGTTTGGCTTGAAAACATGAAATGTTCAAATGAACATTGTCGATTATCATCTGAAAATCAACGAGTCAAGCCTGTGTCCTCTTACCAG GTTGTTGAGTACATTTTAGATGATTCAATAACGATGTTATCCTCTTCGGATAGCGACAGTGATCCAGAGGAAGAAGCTTCGGGGTCAATGTGTAGGTTATGGGCTTATCCAAAACTCAGGTATGGCAAGCCAACAACCTTCAGCATAGAAGCAAATCAGCACTAG
- the LOC115715998 gene encoding cell division control protein 48 homolog C isoform X1, producing the protein MEQKHVLLSALSVGVGVGVGLLSSGQSVSKWVKGTNGSPDLISADQIEYELMKQVFDGRETDVSFDNFPYYLSEKTKVLLTSAAHVHLKYSEISKHTRNLSPASRAILLSGPAELYHQMLARALAHHFKAKLLLLDVNAFSLKMQSKYGCAKREASLNRSISETAMERVSNLFGSFSILPSSGDTRGTLQRQNSGMDAKYRNSEGSNTPTLRKSGSSNSDMSSMASKYSSSSSAALKHMSSSWCFDEKDFIQSLYKVVAAKSETRSVILYIRDIEKLLVQSQRFFNLFQKMLKKLSGSVLILGSRMLEQEIVCGEIDERLSVLFPYNIDIKLPEDESQFGNWKDKLEEDMKAVQIQDNKNHIAEVLAANDLECDNLASVYNADTRVLSHIEEIVVTAISHHLMNTKDPEYRNGKLVISSESLCHGLSIFKDGISGEKDTLKLETNAESLKDDAVGAKNESKSENKSDGEKYVSSGKKDSENASPAKEVLPDNEFEKRIRPEVIPASEIGVTFADIGALDETKESLQELVMLPLRRPDLFKGGLLKPCRGILLFGPPGTGKTMLAKAIANEAGASFINVSMSTITSKWFGEDEKNVRALFTLAAKVSPTIIFVDEVDSMLGQRTRVGEHEAMRKIKNEFMTHWDGLLTKPGERILVLAATNRPFDLDEAIIRRFERRIMVGLPSVENREKILKTLLAKEKVENLDYKELATMTEGYSGSDLKNLCVTAAYRPVRELLQQERTKDVEKKKKSSEGSSSEDDASATKEEDKEEKVITLRSLNMEDMRQAKNQVAASFASEGSIMSELKQWNELYGEGGSRKKQQLTYFL; encoded by the exons ATGGAACAGAAGCATGTTTTGCTGTCAGCTTTGAGTGTTGGGGTTGGGGTAGGAGTTGGGTTGTTGAGTTCAGGTCAGTCAGTGAGTAAATGGGTTAAAGGAACAAATGGCTCACCAGATTTGATTTCTGCAGACCAGATTGAGTATGAACTGATGAAACAAGTCTTTGATGGCAGAGAAACCGATGTCTCTTTTGATAACTTTCCATATTACTTGAG tgagaaaacaaaagtgttgtTGACAAGTGCTGCACATGTTCATTTGAAGTACTCAGAAATTTCTAAGCACACCCGAAACCTGTCACCGGCAAGTAGAGCTATATTGCTATCAGGACCAGCCG AACTTTACCACCAAATGCTTGCAAGAGCTTTAGCTCATCACTTCAAAGCGAAGCTGCTGCTGTTGGATGTTAATGCCTTTTCGCTAAAG ATGCAAAGCAAGTATGGTTGTGCCAAAAGAGAAGCA TCTCTCAATCGTTCTATCTCAGAAACTGCAATGGAACGCGTGTCTAATTTGTTCGGTTCCTTCTCAATCCTTCCTTCAAGTGGTGACACTAGAG GAACTTTACAACGACAGAACAGTGGTATGGATGCCAAATATAG GAATAGTGAAGGTTCAAATACTCCAACACTTCGCAAAAGCGGCTCAAGTAACTCTGATATGAGTAGCATGGCTTCTAAATATTCCTCTTCAAGCTCAG CTGCCTTGAAGCACATGAGTAGCAGCTGGTGTTTTGATGAGAAAGACTTTATTCAGTCACTTTACAAG GTTGTGGCTGCAAAATCAGAAACTCGTTCAGTTATATTGTATATAAGGGACATTGAGAAGCTACTTGTCCAATCACAAaggttcttcaatttgttccaGAAAATGTTGAAGAAGCTTTCGGGTTCAGTTTTGATTCTAGGTTCCCGCATGTTGGAACAAGAAATTGTTTGTGGAGAAATTGATGAGCGGCTTTCTGTATTGTTTCCATACAACATTGACATTAAACTACCAGAAGACGAGAGCCAATTCGGCAACTGGAAAGATAAACTGGAAGAGGACATGAAGGCTGTTCAAATTCAGGATAACAAAAACCACATAGCTGAGGTTCTTGCAGCTAATGATCTCGAGTGTGACAATCTGGCTTCGGTCTACAATGCTGACACAAGGGTTCTCAGCCACATTGAAGAAATTGTTGTAACAGCAATTTCTCATCATTTGATGAATACTAAAGATCCAGAATATAGAAATGGAAAGCTTGTCATCTCATCAGAGAG TCTGTGTCATGGATTGAGCATATTCAAGGATGGAATAAGTGGTGAGAAAGATACTTTGAAGTTGGAGACAAATGCAGAATCTTTAAAG gATGATGCTGTTGGTGCCAAGAATGAATCAAAATCTGAAAACAAATCAGATGGAGAGAAATATGTTTCGTCGGGGAAGAAAGATAGCGAGAATGCATCACCAGCAAAG GAAGTTCTTCCGGACAATGAGTTTGAGAAGCGCATAAGGCCAGAGGTTATCCCAGCTAGTGAAATTGGAGTGACATTTGCAGACATTGGTGCCTTGGATGAGACTAAAGAATCACTCCAAGAGTTGGTAATGCTTCCCCTTCGGAGACCAGATCTTTTCAAAGGTGGTCTTCTTAAGCCATGTAGAGGTATATTGCTCTTTGGACCACCCGGTACTGGGAAAACAATGCTGGCAAAGGCAATTGCAAATGAAGCCGGGGCAAGTTTCATCAATGTATCAATGTCCACCATTACTTCAAAATGGTTTGGGGAAGACGAAAAGAATGTTCGAGCCCTGTTCACTCTTGCAGCAAAGGTCTCCCCAACTATCATTTTCGTGGATGAAGTTGACAGCATGCTTGGACAAAGAACTAGAGTTGGGGAACATGAGGCTATGAGGAAGATTAAAAATGAGTTCATGACTCACTGGGATGGCCTATTGACCAAACCCGGGGAGAGAATTCTTGTACTTGCTGCTACCAACAGGCCTTTTGACCTTGATGAGGCCATCATTAGGCGGTTTGAGCGCAG AATCATGGTTGGTCTTCCCTCAGTTGAGAATAGAGAAAAGATTTTGAAAACTCTTCTTgcaaaagaaaaagttgagaaTCTTGATTACAAGGAACTTGCTACTATGACAGAAGGATATAGTGGAAGTGATCTCAAG AACCTGTGCGTGACAGCAGCATATCGGCCTGTAAGGGAGCTATTACAACAGGAAAGAACAAAGGATGTG gaaaaaaagaagaaaagttcTGAAGGGTCTAGCTCAGAAGATGATGCTTCAGCCACCAAAGAAGAAGATAAAGAGGAGAAAGTAATTACACTCAggtctttaaacatggaagatATGAGACAGGCAAAGAATCAG GTTGCTGCAAGTTTCGCCTCAGAGGGATCGATTATGAGTGAGTTGAAGCAGTGGAATGAGCTGTATGGGGAGGGAGGTTCAAGGAAGAAGCAACAACTTACTTACTTCCTCTAG